ataaaatgtttgtcATCGACTCAGGTGGCCGAGAAATCTGCCATTCAATCTTGGCTATTATAAAGAAACAATTTATAAGGTCAACCCAATTACTTCGAAATATAGAAAGGTCTACGTGAAAGTTTCAAAATCATAGGTTGGCGCAAGCATTTCTGAAATAACAAGCAGAAGGAAAAAGGGGTTGAATTCAGCCATaaccaaaaaataaagttaagtTTATAAGCAAGTTTAATGTATATATAGTGgggttttttttatgaaaataaaaaaaattaagtaaatagtATAAGTGGAAGGTTATTTACGAAAATAGTATGTTTGTTACTGTAACTTACGGACATCACCTGCAACCCTAAAATTATACcatattttttgatattttttaaaactatataactGGTATTGCTACACACTACTTTCTACAACATGTTGGGAATTGGAggagaaaacatgaaaattggGAGAATgaggagaaaaaataaataaaataggaattagtttTTGTCAttgatacattttatttatttccttcttGATTCTCCTTAATTCTCTATATTTTCTCCTCAAATCTCGACATAATGTAAAAAATAGTATCGCAACATTATGCAAcgatatcattttattattttgatcatatttgttttgaaaaaaatataaaatttatttatgatctcaaaatttttaaaatagtgtCACTATAAAATAACGCGAAATCATGACTTACTATAACAATTGtactattttcataaataattttcaaccCTCCatctactaattaattaattttttatattattttcattagaAAAAAACGGTATATAATCGTATCATTTGTTTAAGGatttaggggtttttttttgtccttttattcaatttcttttctttataacAAAAGCTGGCCATTACCGAACTATATTACGGTCACGGGACCTAAAAGTGCAAACTAAGCTACAATACCATTTTTCTTCTCTCCTCTGTTCTGCCTCtgttccttttttcttttctgttaaGCGCTGCATCAATGGCAACAAGCTTGAACTTCTTCCCCCAGACCTCAGAACCCAAAACTACTCATCTTCCTGACTGGTATTCACCAGAAACAAGAATCTATTCCAGCACGTATTCCTCTATATCTCTTCCAACTGATCCATTTCTTGACATtgtttccttcattttctctcaCCAACATGATGGGgttactgctttgattgattcCTCATCTGGGTATTCAATATCTTACTCAAAGCTATTACCTTTGGTCCAATCAATGGCCTCAGGTCTCCACCACCTTGGTGTTTCCCAAGGGGATGTGGTCTTGCTTTTGTTGCCAAATTCTGTCAATTTCCCCATTATTTTCTTCAGCGTTTTATATTTGGGTGCAGTTGTTACCACCATGAATCCACTAAGTAATATGATGGAGGTCAAGAAACAAATTGTTGATTGTGGTGTGCGTTTTGCATTTACTCTACTTGAAAATGTTGACAAACTTCAGAAATTGGGTGTTCATGCAATTGGGGTACCAGAAAACATGGACCTGGATTCAGAAAAGACTGGTTTTTTATCTTTTCGTAAGCTTATTGGGGGCCAATTTGGTAAGGCGCCAAGGCCTGTGATTAGGCAGCAGGACACGGCCGCAATAATGTATTCATCAGGTACTACAGGCGTTAGCAAGGGGGTTGTATTAACACATGGGAATTTTATAGCAACGACTGAGCTTTTTGTAAGATTTGAAGCTTCACAGTACGAATATTCAAGTTCAAAGAATGTGTATTTAGCTGTTCTTCCAATGTTCCATATATATGGATTATCACTTTTCGTGGTTGGATTATTGTCATTGGGTTCTAGCATTGTTATCATGAGGAGATTTGATGCCAGTGAACTGGTGAAAGTAATTGATGACTATGGAGTTACTCACTTTCCAGTTGTTCCACCTATACTGACAACATTGACAATGAGAGCCAAGCATGTTTGTGAAAATAGCTTGCAGAGTTTAAAACAGGTTTCCTGTGGTGCTGCTCCTTTGAGCGGGAAAACCATAGAGGACTTTGTTCAGGCTCTTCCTCATGTTGATTTCATTCAGGTACTAAGGCTTAAGTTTAATACATCCCTCTTAAGTTGTCATGCTCTTACAACTTGTAACTAATATAAGCTGTTTACATGTTGTCCATTGGGAGGTTAAATTACTTAGCTTGCTTCAGTTTTGTCTCTTTATAGGGCTATGGCATGACTGAATCAACTGCAGTAGGAACTCGTGGCTTCAACAATGAAAAACATCATAATTATTCTTCAATAGGACTTCTAGCACCAAACATGCAAGCTAAAGTGGTAGATTGGAATTCTGGTTCTTCTTTGCCTCCTGGCTTTCATGGCGAGCTTTGGCTAAGAGGACCTGCAATTATGCAACGTAATTAATTAACCCATCTTTGAATATGGTTTGTCCTATTTGTTTTAATATGAGAATGACATAAAACCGGTTCTTTCTAATCTTGTATTCTTATTCTCACCTTTATGTTTTCTACATGATCAGTGGTCCAGTCAGTCATAAAATGATGCAAATATGCCTGCATTTTGTTTAAAGCAGTCCATGTTGCAGGAAAAGgcaatttattcactttatgATTTAAAAGCTAGAAACTTCCAAACATATTCTTGGGTAGCTTATTTATTAGGCTTCTCTTGATTTTCCAGGATACATAAATAATGTTGAGGCCACCAATATGACAATTGATAAAGATGGCTGGCTACGTACTGGTGATATTGTTTGTTTTGATGGAGAGGGGTATTTGTATTTATCTGACCGCTTGAAAGAGATTATAAAGTACAAGGGCTATCAGGCATAACTTCTTTTCCCtttcaatttaatatacttGATGAACAGACATAAGCTAGTGCTCTGAAATCAATTTAACATGGTATTTATAATGTTATTGTTGTACCAGATCGCCCCTGCTGATTTAGAGGCTGTATTGATTTCCCATCCCGAGATACTAGATGCTGCTGTAACTTCGTAAGTATTAACTTTCACATTTTTGTCCGACATTGACATGTTGTGGAGAGAATTGTTTGTTGTCCTCCTTCCTAAAATGAATCTCAAATTGCAAGCATATGCATCTGATTTCTCAAAAGACAATGAAGCCATTAGACAACTATGTGTACGAGGAACAATAAACTATGAAGTCCAAAGTTCAGAACTAAAACCTAGCTGAATGTTATTTATAGATCAAGGTCAATTAAATTGTCTATGGAATGAGTAATTGCAATTTGCAACCATGACAACATCACAAAACCTCTGAGCTTGGTGATGCTTCTTCTTTTTAGCCTTTATTTGCTTTTAGCgatgaaaaatagaattaaatctcATCCATTTTTTTGGGTGCTTTAGAGCCGCTGATGAAGTATGCGGTGAGATTCCTGTGGCATTTGTGGTGAGGAGGCACGGTAGCACACTGACCAAAGGAGCTGTCATAGACTTCGTGGCTAATCAGGTGCATAAGTTCTTGCCATTTTTGGATGTCATATAATATCCCTTCCTTTCAGGCATTTACATTTACAAATCATACCCAACATAACAAAAGCCTAATACTCTTCAAAGCTCTTTTACTGGCCTGTTTATCAAGCACTTACCTTATACTTTCATCGTTATTTATATTAGGTTGCACCTTATAAGAAAGTAAGAAGGGTGGTGTTTACAGAATCAATTCCAAAGTCTGCTGCAGGAAAAAATCTTCGAAAAGAACTTAAGAGTTTCATAAGTTCTAGACTTTAAGATCTTTGTTCTGGGTAGAGCTGATTTTTTCGCAGATTTAATTCTGACAAGGTAGGACATTCAGCTATAAAGACAATTATAATTCCGTTTGTCTAGGTAAACAGCAGCAATCTGCTGCTACTTGTATTAGTCTTGAAGGGATAGTACAGTTTAATGGTTCATATGGTCTAAAAGACCTATGTGGCATTTCAGCATCATGTATAAGATACTTTTCGCTACCTTATCTTTGTCATTACTTTCAAGTTCAAGCCTTGTATTTAGTTAAAATTGTCTTAATTCAGCCCTTCAAATCATGCGGTCCCTctatatataaagaaattattatgtaaaattgCAGTATATTTCCATATCAGCAGCTAAGGAAACCTTGAATGGACTTCTGAAGTTTGAGAACTTCGTGCAACACACACAGCAGCAGAAACCAATCAAATCTTTGAGCTTAAAAGTCTCAGCTATTATTGATGGGTCACACTTTTCAATGAATTTTGATCGTTCACCATTTTTAATGTGGTTTAGCGATGTCCTCAATCTGTTCATAGGACAAAAATGGTGATGATGTTTCGTTTGATACCTGAACATATCATTTCAACTAATTTCAGTTTCATGCTGTATATGAGAGCTTGTCTATATTGCTTGTACATGCCTATTCATCCCTCACAGCTGCTGCAGTTGTAGTGACTGGTTCTGACTAGTGCAAATTTTATGCGGGACATTGAACAAATTACTTTTTTGTGACCCTATTAGCCTGAGGAATAGCTACTGCATCAAGGTATGTACCTCTTCAACAGGATTTATGAATTCCGTAAAAGCTGACCAGTATTACTATGCCTGATTATGCATTTGTTTGCCTCTCAAAATTCTCGATTTTCATACTCTTGATATTGTTCCCAGTCTTGATTATGCATTCTTCGTTAAAACTAGTTCTTTAGTCTTTACTTGGTTTTTCCCGTGCCCATAGATTGGAACTGGCTGTGTTGTATATTTGGCTGAATTTTTTCACTCAGCCCCGGCAAGCAGGCAAAGCTTGCTCATTGTTGTCGGCTGACACTATCAGTTTGTAACAGTTCTGTGCATTTGCACGTGGGGCACAACTCTAAATTTGTCCCACAAGATTGATTTATCTTACAGCCAGAAAGCCTTGAACCACAATCTGTTTTTGTTATAGAAAGAATCTGGAAATCTTATATATAGTAATTCAATTAACGGATTTCtagtttcttctttctttttcctctcaaATATTTTCCTTAGCATAAACTTGTTGGTAATAactgttttcttctttctttttatctttctaCTACTAAGTGTGACTTAAAGGATGTTTAAGACCTAATAAGTACTTGGATTTTTAGCTTCTTGAATGCTCGAAAACCATTTAGTATCTCATGATAAATTGACGAATATAGAAAATGTTCATGTACCAGGAATTTTAATGCCAATTAGgaatttgtttttgttgataTTATGCTGCAGTGAAAACATGATGCCTGGAGCTGACGTTGGATCATCCttctttttacctttttcttgGTTTTATAATTACAACTCCACATTCAAACCTGGTTCAAGTTCTATGCAACAAAACTCAAATATGCCGCAAAGATGAGGAAACAGAAGCCTTCTATGAAGGGTTCAAATCAAATTGTATCCAAGCTTCTAAGGCCAAAGCAGCCTGAGAACAAACCCTCTGGTCCTAAGAAAGCAAAGGGACCGATCGTTTTGGAAGCCAGACGTGAGAAGAAGAATATCTTGATGGAAAAGAAACTTTTGATTTTTCCAGGGTGCCTTTGCTGGGCGTTCCAAGAGTGGTACAAGTGGGGGATGCTGGTGGTTGGCAATCCTCGTATTGCACCATTATGTATCAGAATATCCTCTTCCTGAGTTCCAGCAGGGCTGGTGCTCGCATGGCATGGGAGAAAAATGAGCAATAGAGCATGTATAAAATTTGTTCTGAGACTTACAGCTGAGGGTCATGATCTCTCTCAACCAGTTGATTTGAAGGACCATTGCGATAGGCATGGGACAAACAATTTTGTTACAATCAAGCTTATACTTTACTCCATGAACTACCTTCATCTCGCCCGTCATCACTCTCCTTAACTTCAAACCTGATGGCGAAAGCACCTTGTTATAATCCGATTTAGCGAACTCCGCAAGTTGCGTCTTGCGGGGACTGGTTATGTCTTTTATCGGTCCCCATTTTCTGACTGAACTCACCTTCCTAGCATCGGAACAACCCAAAGAAAGGATTGTGAGGAAACCAGGCAGAGAACAAAACCTaagtttttctctttctttatttGTAAAATCCAACctaattgattttgttttcattttttggaTATTAGTTGCGGGGGCTATTTCAGTATTTTGGTTGTTGATTGATCATTTAAATTTATAGCTGTTTATTTGGTTCCAAGACTGTCCTTGATGATTGTTGAATTTATTATCTCAACTTCGTATTGCTGGATTGCCATATTAAAGCAGTTGATGTACAACTGTGATATATATGATAGTTAGCTGTGGTTATAACcctttttaactatttttacttTGTTACAACAAATATGTCACTTGAGATTTTATCAAATGTGTTTACAGTTTTGGTAACAGCAGTCTACACTTTGGACAAAACTTTATGAACCATCAggtgaaattaaataaactttttttttttgaagaaaaatgttaatatggataaatacaacaattcaaATAAACCCATTTATTTTATGACGGCAACGGAAGGTACAATATCTATAACATTGATAAGATTAGTAAATTGTACAAATTAGGAAGAAAGTGAATACAAATACTGCCTcaagtgttaaatttatttatatatttaaaaaaaaagaggagtTAAATTACTTTCCGGCAATGAGTTTGGCGACGGTAGTGGTTTGGAAGCAATGGCCTAGACCAAAGTGAGCGACGAGTAACCAGACAAAGGTAATAAGCTCCCCACCTTTTCCTATTTGCTCAACATGTGCACTTGGTCTGCATTGGTTGCAGCATAGGAGAGTAATTCCACCCATACCTTGCTTATTAACACCCACTTTCTGTTTCCAAATTTATTCAGCTCTTTGGCCAGCCTGCATGCATCAAACAACACCGACTTACTTCGATCTCCCTTGAGATACACaggtttcaaattatttcacaGGCCTCTTTATCAGAATTTCTTGCTCCTAACGGGTATCTTGCAAACAACCTTTCAGCCTCAGCAAGAGTGTCTTGGAATCTTATTTTGGCGAGACCTACCAAGGTGGACATGATAGATGGGCGCATGACCAGAAGATATAACATGTAATCTGAGAGAAGCTTACTAGTGGTCTCATACGGTGGCGATGGCGATGATGATGCTGATGGCGATGGCAAGTCATTGTGGTAGCAGAGGTCAGTGGCAATGTGCCACAATATAATCCTCTCATCGAGTTCTGCCTCATGGCTCATAAATTCAGTCCAGTCAATGTGGCTGTACTCAGCTGACATTAGAACCCATTCACCTCTACCTGAAGATATTCGCTTAGCAACATGTTGAGAAATTAGTGCTTCTTCAGATTTTTCTTTGATCTCCTGAAAGACGAGATCCCATAAAACTTTAGCGAGCGGCTTATGTGACACATAAGCCATTTCATCCAAAAACTCCTTAATGCCCATCTTTTCAGCGATGGTTTCTGGAATGTAGCAAAGTTTGCTGACAAAAGAGAGGGGCCAGAGTATTAGCTTCAGCTTTCCCACCAAGTTGGCAATTAGAGCACGCCCTGGCACTACCTTCGGAATTAGGTCCCACCAACTGGTGAATTTCAGCATTGTGGTTGGACTACTTTTCCGGCAATACCTTACGAAATTGTGTCCTGAGACAGACCCAGACCATCTGCGAAACAAGGGTGTACCCAAGACTTGTATTTCATTTTCTGGAATCAAGTACCAACTAGAATTGGTGAGAGCAAGGCAGAAGCGGTAGATAAGCGCCAAAGGCTTTAAAGCAGGATGAACAGGGGAAGCAAAAGTCCAATCAGAGAAAAAGAGCATGAGGAAGGCTACAAATTCCAAGGCAAGGGCACCCAGGAGCAAGCTGTAGGTGATTTTCACATTAAATGGCTCATATTTACTTTGGTTGGTATGGAAATGGAAAAGCGCAAGAGCCGCTAAAATTGATCCACAGGCTATGATTCGGAAAACATAGCCTACCGAGGAATGCATTATCATCATCTTGGTATAGAAAACCCCATACAAGAAGTTGAGTTCAATCTCTATGACTCTTCGTGCATCTTCCGGCTCCTTCACCTTGAAGAAGTCTCGGCTCTCTTTCCGCGCGTGTCTGCTAAACACGAGATCCACAACAAGGCCCTTGAAGGTTTCAAAAAAGTGATAAGCGTAATGCAACACTTCTAAATCACTCAACTTGCCTAGCTTCACATCCTTGCCTTCTTTCTCAGTCTGTTCTACTGTTATGGTTTTCGTGGGAAGGTGGCCATCTCTCATACAAGCAAATTTGTCCATAAGCAGTGCATAATCGGGGCCCGGATCTTTATCTTGGAGCAAGTATTTGCGGAAGCTGTCGGTGCTTGCCCGGTACAAAGCCCAAATCCGCTCAGAATACTTGATGATTCCGGCAATAAACATGAGGAATGTGGGCAACTCCAGCTTGTTGTGGGAAAGGGATTGAAAGAAGACATAGAGAGAAGCTACGGCTTGGAGAATGAGGCTAAGCATGTGCCTTTGCCAGAGTTCATTATCTTCAAGAGAAAAGGCTGTGATGGGATCAGGACAGCCAAGGTGCAGTAAGAGAAATGGAGCCCAAAATGCCAAAAGATCATCTTCTTCCTTACGGGAAGAATCACATGGGCTGCTTACGTTGTTGCTTATGAGACCGATAGCAAAACTAGCAGTTGCATCAGCGATCAAGTAAGCACACCAGATTATCACTAACAATCCTCTGTCCCTTGTGGATCTTCTGAATGGGGCCACCAATGTGAGGAAGCTCTGCAACATGAGGCTGAAGAGAAAAGCCCCTACGATATTCCAATGCTCCCACAACTTCTTGATTGTTGAAGTTGGTCAGCATGAAGCCAACAATCGATTCCATACAGGCCATGAAGACCAAGCAAAGCTGGAACAGATGCAAGGGCTGCTGATGCAagctcattttgttcattttgttatatttagttgatgaaatgaGTGTTAGTTCATTTCTAACTAAGTTAGCTTTCGATTGATGTAATTAGCTTATGTATGAGTCAGTAAACACACTTTTGTATAAGTTTACAAGCTAAGATTTCAAGTTTCTATGTAATTAGTGGAGGTAGGTAATTACTTGTTGATTTTGACAAGCCTTATGCTTGAGTTATGTCTTGGCTTCAAGCCATTGTTTTATGCATGAATCAAATCGGTTTTGTTCAtcaatattctctcaaatttcccgacttattctcttctttctttaacTCGAAATTGTTTGTTTGCTCGGCAAGTTTGAGGCTTGCTCGACAAGATACTTCTTGAGTCTACTTGATTACATTGTtgcaccaacaattggtatctagagcttATTTCTTAAGGGACTGTTATACAAAACCATGGCTTCATCAAGCTTTTCACCACCGCACCTCAAGTATTCAATGGAGAAGGCTATCACATATGGGTGGTCAAAATGAAGACTTACTGCGGGCTTATGATCCGTGGGAGGTGGTCAACTCGGATGTTGAACCGAAACCACTTAGAGGCAATCCAACGATGGCTCGGATCAGGCTGACATCTTGATGAGAGGACCAAGAGGCACAAGGCCATGTCTTGCATTGAACTCGATGTCGGATGTGATTTTCACAAGGATTATGGCACGTGAATCACCAAAACAGCTGGGATAAGTTGCAAGAAGAGTTTCAAGGACGAGAGAGGACAAAGCGACAATGATTCTTGAATTTGAGGAGAGATTTGAGAATTTaaagatgaaggaagaagaaagcaTCAAGCAATATTCGACAGGATTATGGTCGTAGTTAATAGCATCGAGCTCCTTGGAGAGCGGTTTAATGAAGCTAGGATAGTGGAGAAAGTAATAGCAACTCTGCTGAGAGGTATGAGGCAAAAATCTCATCTCTCGAGGACTCAAGGATCATCCACCATTCCCCGGCCGAGTTGATCAATGCTCTATATGCTCAAGAGCGAGAGGAGAGCAAGTAGACGGAAGAGCATCAAGAAGGTGCCTTTCGAGGCAAGGACAAATCTGCCTATAAAGGCAAGAAGGCACGGAGAGACAAGCCAAAGAATGATCTTTGCGAGAAGAGAAGGTCAAACTTGCAAGCACCGCGGAAGGGCTGGTCATCCGAAGAAAATCTTGGTTCAATCCGGATCTTTGTGTGTCGACATTGTAAGAAGAAGGGTCATGTTGAGAGAGTTTGCAAGAGCAAGACCAAATCAAGACAGAACCAGTCTCAACAGATGAAAGCGGAGGCTCGAGAGGCAAGGAGGACCGTGACCAAGAGGAGCAAGTCTTTCTCTGTGTCATGCTCAGCTGCTCAGGAAAGGCTCTCATCTGGTTGGCTCCTAGACAGTGGATGCACCAATCACATGACACCTGATGCTGCAATCTTCAAGTTTTTAGACAGAAACTGTAAAACCAAAGTCAAAATTGGTAATGGGCACTTTATTCAAGCTGAAGGTAAAGGTGATGTCTTGATATGCACTCCACAGTGCCAAAATGATCTCAAATGTGCTCCTCGGTGCTCGAAATTGTGAAACCTACTCAAAGATAGCTCAATTGCTAGAGAAAGGTTACTCTGTGGTGTTCAAGGACAAGCAGTGCCAAATcagtgatccaagtggatccaaACTGATGGCAGTCCCTATGGCTGATAAGAGCTTTGTGGTTGACTGGACAAAGAAGTCAGACATTGCCTACACAGCCACATCAGATGAATCTAAGTTGTGGCATCAAAGGCTGGGACATGCCAACTTCAGATCGATGGCCCGAATGGTCAGAGAAGACCTGGCTGAAAACTTCATCAACTCAGTGGACCATGATGATGTGTGTGAAGTGTGTCGACTAGGAAAAGCAGCCGATTGCCATTTCCCATGAATCAAGCCTGGAGAGCCTCTGAAAAACTCCAACTGGTGCACACTGATGTGTGTGGCCCTATGAGGACTGAGTCACTAAGTGGAAACAGGTATTTCATActgtttattgatgatttctCTAGATATTGCTGGCTTTACTTCTTAAAACAGAAATCAGAAGTGGCCACTGTGTTTTGGAAGTTTAAAACTGCTGCTGAGACAGAAACAGGCTGCAAGCTTAAGACCATAAGGTCTGATAATGGGACTGAGTACACCTCAGCTCAGTTCCAAGCCTTCTGTGATAAGGCAGGCATCAAACACCAGCTTACCAACACTTATACACCTCAATGAATGGTGTAAGTGAAAGGAAGAATAGGAGCTTAATGGATATGGCGGTGCTTAATGATTCAGAAGAATCTGCCTAAAGCACTATGGGCAGAAGCAGTTAACACTgcaacatacattcaaaatagaCTTCCAACCAAGGTTTTGGATCAGAAGACTCCATTCGAGGCCTGGTTTGGCTTCAAGCCATCACTGGCTCATCTGAAGGTCTTTGGATGCATATGTTACACACATGTACTGCTTGTTAAAAGAGACAAATTATGCGAAAGGGCTCGACTGGTCTTACGGTGGGCTACTGACCTTTATTAAGAAGGGTATAGGATCTTGGATCCTTCAACAAACAAAGTGTCGATGGCGGGGATGTGGTATTTGATGAAAGGTCATGTTGGGCCGGAAAGGCATGAACACGAGGAAGTTTCGAAGAACTTCAACAAAACAAGTCGAGCGAACAAAGTGTTCTGAAatggacattgatgatgaacGGTCAGGAGGAACAAGATCAATGACCGAGATTTATCAAAGGGCTCATATAGCCATAAATGAACCAAGTAACTTTGAAGAGGTGAAGCTCGGCAAGAGTGGAAGCGAGCAATGGTGAGGAGATCGGCATGATTGAGAAGAACCGGACACTGGAATTGGTTGAAAGGCCGATCAAAGGAAGGTGATTGGGGTGAAATGGGTGTACAAAGCCAAGCGAGAATCTTGATGGAACCTTGAACAAACTGAAAGCAAGGTTGGTTGTCAAGGGGTTCACCGGAGGTATGGCTTGGACTACACGAGACCTTTGCACCAATGGCGGGCTCGACACCATCGATCTTGCGATTGCCTTAGCGACC
The Gossypium raimondii isolate GPD5lz chromosome 8, ASM2569854v1, whole genome shotgun sequence DNA segment above includes these coding regions:
- the LOC105791881 gene encoding uncharacterized protein LOC105791881, whose amino-acid sequence is MNKMSLHQQPLHLFQLCLVFMACMESIVGFMLTNFNNQEVVGALEYRRGFSLQPHVAELPHIGGPIQKIHKGQRIVSDNLEEDDLLAFWAPFLLLHLGCPDPITAFSLEDNELWQRHMLSLILQAVASLYVFFQSLSHNKLELPTFLMFIAGIIKYSERIWALYRASTDSFRKYLLQDKDPGPDYALLMDKFACMRDGHLPTKTITVEQTEKEGKDVKLGKLSDLEVLHYAYHFFETFKGLVVDLVFSRHARKESRDFFKVKEPEDARRVIEIELNFLYGVFYTKMMIMHSSVGYVFRIIACGSILAALALFHFHTNQSKYEPFNVKITYSLLLGALALEFVAFLMLFFSDWTFASPVHPALKPLALIYRFCLALTNSSWYLIPENEIQVLGTPLFRRWSGSVSGHNFVRYCRKSSPTTMLKFTSWWDLIPKVVPGRALIANLVGKLKLILWPLSFVSKLCYIPETIAEKMGIKEFLDEMAYVSHKPLAKVLWDLVFQEIKEKSEEALISQHVAKRISSGRGEWVLMSAEYSHIDWTEFMSHEAELDERIILWHIATDLCYHNDLPSPSASSSPSPPYETTSKLLSDYMLYLLVMRPSIMSTLVGLAKIRFQDTLAEAERLFARYPLGARNSDKEACEII
- the LOC105791879 gene encoding 4-coumarate--CoA ligase-like 6 isoform X2 — encoded protein: MATSLNFFPQTSEPKTTHLPDWYSPETRIYSSTYSSISLPTDPFLDIVSFIFSHQHDGVTALIDSSSGYSISYSKLLPLVQSMASGLHHLGVSQGDVVLLLLPNSVNFPIIFFSVLYLGAVVTTMNPLSNMMEVKKQIVDCGVRFAFTLLENVDKLQKLGVHAIGVPENMDLDSEKTGFLSFRKLIGGQFGKAPRPVIRQQDTAAIMYSSGTTGVSKGVVLTHGNFIATTELFVRFEASQYEYSSSKNVYLAVLPMFHIYGLSLFVVGLLSLGSSIVIMRRFDASELVKVIDDYGVTHFPVVPPILTTLTMRAKHVCENSLQSLKQVSCGAAPLSGKTIEDFVQALPHVDFIQGYGMTESTAVGTRGFNNEKHHNYSSIGLLAPNMQAKVVDWNSGSSLPPGFHGELWLRGPAIMQRYINNVEATNMTIDKDGWLRTGDIVCFDGEGYLYLSDRLKEIIKYKGYQIAPADLEAVLISHPEILDAAVTSAADEVCGEIPVAFVVRRHGSTLTKGAVIDFVANQVAPYKKVRRVVFTESIPKSAAGKNLRKELKSFISSRL
- the LOC105791880 gene encoding LOW QUALITY PROTEIN: protein BASIC PENTACYSTEINE7 (The sequence of the model RefSeq protein was modified relative to this genomic sequence to represent the inferred CDS: inserted 1 base in 1 codon; deleted 1 base in 1 codon), translated to MRKQKPSMKGSNQIVSKLLRPKQPENKPSGPKKAKGPIVLEARREKKNXLDGKETFDFSRVPLLGVPRVVQVGDAGGWQSSYCTIMYQNILFLSSSRAGARMAGRKMSNRACIKFVLRLTAEGHDLSQPVDLKDHCDRHGTNNFVTIKLILYSMNYLHLARHHSP
- the LOC105791879 gene encoding 4-coumarate--CoA ligase-like 6 isoform X1; translation: MATSLNFFPQTSEPKTTHLPDWYSPETRIYSSTYSSISLPTDPFLDIVSFIFSHQHDGVTALIDSSSGYSISYSKLLPLVQSMASGLHHLGVSQGDVVLLLLPNSVNFPIIFFSVLYLGAVVTTMNPLSNMMEVKKQIVDCGVRFAFTLLENVDKLQKLGVHAIGVPENMDLDSEKTGFLSFRKLIGGQFGKAPRPVIRQQDTAAIMYSSGTTGVSKGVVLTHGNFIATTELFVRFEASQYEYSSSKNVYLAVLPMFHIYGLSLFVVGLLSLGSSIVIMRRFDASELVKVIDDYGVTHFPVVPPILTTLTMRAKHVCENSLQSLKQVSCGAAPLSGKTIEDFVQALPHVDFIQGYGMTESTAVGTRGFNNEKHHNYSSIGLLAPNMQAKVVDWNSGSSLPPGFHGELWLRGPAIMQRYINNVEATNMTIDKDGWLRTGDIVCFDGEGYLYLSDRLKEIIKYKGYQIAPADLEAVLISHPEILDAAVTSAADEVCGEIPVAFVVRRHGSTLTKGAVIDFVANQYISISAAKETLNGLLKFENFVQHTQQQKPIKSLSLKVSAIIDGSHFSMNFDRSPFLMWFSDVLNLFIGQKW